One window from the genome of Deinococcus aerolatus encodes:
- a CDS encoding DeoR/GlpR family DNA-binding transcription regulator: protein MIQARRSEILSLAQQNGEVSASELSKLLGVSEVTVRSDLKALATAGQLRRTRGGARLPLDVQREFPLEETSRRHSAAKRRIGRAAAALVRDGETVFLDVGSTTTEVARALSPTLRGVTIITNGLNIALELERLPNMRVIVTGGTLRPLQHSLVSPYALEVLGRIHADRLFLGCNGICVRAGVTNANHEEAEVKRVMVQQAREIVVVADHSKLGQISQAQVAPVSAVHTLITNRHGSEPPEDLLRCIPDLQMV from the coding sequence ATGATTCAGGCCCGCAGAAGCGAGATTCTATCGCTGGCACAGCAAAATGGCGAGGTATCGGCGTCCGAGCTTTCAAAACTTCTGGGGGTTTCGGAAGTTACGGTCCGCAGTGACCTGAAGGCCCTGGCCACAGCCGGTCAGTTGCGGCGCACCCGCGGTGGAGCGCGGCTACCGCTGGATGTCCAGCGCGAATTTCCGCTGGAAGAGACCAGCCGCAGGCACTCGGCGGCCAAACGGCGTATCGGGCGGGCGGCGGCGGCGCTGGTGCGCGACGGCGAGACGGTTTTTCTGGATGTGGGCAGCACCACCACCGAGGTGGCCCGTGCCCTGTCGCCCACGCTGCGCGGCGTGACCATCATCACCAACGGTCTGAACATTGCCCTGGAACTGGAACGGCTGCCGAACATGCGCGTGATCGTTACCGGCGGCACGCTGCGCCCGCTGCAGCATTCGCTGGTCAGCCCCTACGCGCTGGAGGTGCTGGGCCGCATTCACGCAGACCGGCTGTTTCTGGGCTGCAACGGCATTTGTGTCCGGGCCGGGGTGACCAACGCCAACCATGAGGAGGCCGAGGTCAAGCGGGTCATGGTTCAACAGGCGCGCGAGATCGTGGTGGTGGCCGACCACAGCAAGCTGGGTCAGATCAGCCAGGCGCAGGTGGCCCCGGTGTCGGCGGTGCACACCCTGATCACCAACCGGCACGGCAGTGAGCCTCCCGAGGATCTGCTGCGCTGCATTCCCGATCTGCAGATGGTGTAG
- the deoC gene encoding deoxyribose-phosphate aldolase: MKLAPYIDHTLLKATATPADITRLCQEARENTFYAVCVNPVYVAQARAELEGSSVKVATVCGFPLGAVTSGQKAVEARLSVEEGADEVDMVIHIGAALAGDWDAVQADVRAVRQAIPEHVLKVIIETCYLDDAQKRGATEAAVLGGADFVKTSTGFGTGGATLEDVKLMRDVIAGRAKIKAAGGVRSAEDAHAMIEAGADRLGTSGGVALVAGERSGEGY, encoded by the coding sequence GTGAAGCTCGCTCCCTACATTGACCACACCCTGCTGAAAGCCACCGCGACGCCTGCCGACATCACGAGGTTGTGTCAGGAGGCCCGCGAGAACACCTTTTACGCCGTCTGCGTCAACCCCGTGTACGTGGCCCAGGCCCGCGCCGAGCTGGAGGGCAGCAGCGTGAAGGTAGCCACCGTCTGCGGCTTTCCGCTGGGGGCCGTGACCTCCGGCCAGAAGGCTGTGGAGGCCCGCCTGAGCGTGGAGGAGGGGGCCGACGAGGTCGACATGGTCATCCACATCGGCGCGGCGCTGGCCGGGGACTGGGACGCGGTGCAGGCCGACGTGCGCGCGGTGCGGCAGGCCATCCCCGAACACGTCCTGAAGGTGATCATCGAGACCTGTTACCTGGACGACGCGCAGAAGCGTGGCGCGACGGAAGCGGCGGTGCTGGGCGGCGCGGACTTCGTCAAGACCAGCACCGGCTTCGGCACCGGCGGCGCGACGCTGGAGGATGTGAAGCTGATGCGGGACGTGATCGCGGGCCGCGCGAAGATCAAGGCGGCGGGCGGCGTTCGCAGCGCGGAGGACGCCCACGCCATGATCGAGGCCGGGGCAGACCGCCTGGGCACCTCGGGCGGCGTGGCCCTGGTGGCCGGCGAGCGGAGCGGCGAGGGCTATTGA
- a CDS encoding Maf family nucleotide pyrophosphatase, with amino-acid sequence MAAETGGREVVLASGSPRRRELLTLLGVPFRVQVSGEEEDSAETNPHTLAAELAGVKGRSVAALNPDALVIAADTVVAVDGVLLAKPADAAENAAFLRQLSGRTHQVFTGVSVFAGGREQAGVARTDVTFRVLAEAEIDFYAQSGEGLDKAGGYGVQGLGQALVSRIDGEFSNVVGFPMSLVIALLRGHGVPVWGALAQEAAPA; translated from the coding sequence ATGGCCGCTGAGACAGGCGGGCGCGAGGTGGTGCTGGCCTCCGGCAGCCCCCGGCGGCGTGAACTGCTGACGCTGCTGGGCGTACCCTTCCGCGTGCAGGTCAGCGGTGAGGAGGAGGACAGCGCCGAGACCAATCCGCACACGCTGGCCGCCGAACTGGCCGGGGTCAAGGGCCGCAGCGTGGCGGCCCTGAACCCGGACGCGCTGGTGATCGCCGCCGACACGGTGGTGGCCGTGGACGGCGTGCTGCTGGCCAAGCCCGCCGACGCCGCCGAGAACGCCGCCTTCCTGCGTCAGCTCTCGGGCCGTACGCATCAGGTCTTCACGGGGGTTTCGGTGTTCGCGGGAGGCCGTGAACAGGCCGGGGTGGCCCGCACCGACGTGACCTTCCGCGTCCTGGCTGAGGCCGAGATCGACTTCTACGCGCAGTCCGGCGAGGGACTGGACAAGGCCGGGGGCTACGGCGTGCAGGGGCTGGGGCAGGCGCTGGTGTCGCGCATCGACGGCGAGTTCTCGAACGTGGTGGGCTTTCCGATGTCGCTGGTGATCGCGCTGCTGCGCGGTCATGGCGTGCCGGTCTGGGGCGCGCTGGCACAGGAGGCTGCTCCGGCGTGA